A region from the Silene latifolia isolate original U9 population chromosome 7, ASM4854445v1, whole genome shotgun sequence genome encodes:
- the LOC141590547 gene encoding uncharacterized protein LOC141590547, with protein sequence MGHLPDHYRKETGPKVQKLATPSIPARQPMSGDKDEHLQCEGYNEGPKGVWFYFTLVNGFNKAADRECLWIDMRRYAITVDGAWLVGGDFNSLMNVGERIGGANVTLVDILPMRTAIADCQLQEGKVIGSYFTWNNKHEDGTKVYSKIDRVLINDEWLQMFPDSVAHFLPEGLFYHCPCVINFTMASTKRQKSFKYFNMWALADNFEDVVSTGWQAEIQGTPMYRVTKKLKGLKHSLKQLNREQFSDIENLTHVTTIAMQKFQENLRADPLNVDLCKAERECAHDLMELTKAREMYLAQKSKENWVKERDANISFFHSSIKRRRSVNHVFQVKDASGKLSNNPEDIKVAFEQFYKSLLGNSVEVQAVNQGVIKTGRCLAAEHRDILVALVTDKEIKATMFSIPGIQASGPDAIIASSSNIADKLWG encoded by the exons ATGGGACATTTACCAGACCATTATAGGAAGGAGACTGGACCTAAAGTGCAGAAG TTGGCCACACCTAGTATACCTGCTAGGCAGCCTATGAGTGGTGACAAGGATGAGCATCTTCAATG TGAAGGATATAATGAAGGGCCGAAGGGGGTATGGTTCTATTTTACCCTAGTCAATGGTTTTAATAAAGCTGCTGATAGAGAATGTTTATGGATTGATATGAGAAGGTATGCCATCACAGTTGATGGGGCTTGGCTTGTGGGTGGTGACTTCAATAGTCTTATGAATGTGGGGGAGAGAATTGGAGGTGCTAATGTAACTTTGGTTGATATTCTGCCTATGAGAACAGCTATAGCAGACTGTCAGTTACAGGAAGGCAAAGTGATTGGATCTTACTTTACTTGGAATAATAAGCATGAAGATGGAACCAAAGTCTATAGTAAGATTGATAGGGTTTTGATAAATGATGAGTGGCTGCAAATGTTCCCTGACTCAGTGGCTCATTTCCTACCCGAGGGGCTTTTTTACCACTGTCCTTGTGTAATTAATTTCACTATGGCTAGCACTAAGAGGCAAAAATCTTtcaaatactttaatatgtgggccTTAGCTGACAATTTTGAAGATGTGGTGAGTACTGGGTGGCAGGCAGAAATTCAGGGGACTCCTATGTATAGAGTAACCAAAAAACTCAAAGGTCTGAAGCATAGTTTAAAGCAACTGAACAGGGAGCAATTTAGTGATATTGAGAATCTTACACATGTTACTACAATTGCTATGCAGAAGTTTCAAGAGAATTTGAGGGCTGACCCTTTGAATGTTGATTTGTGCAAAGCTGAGAGAGAGTGTGCTCATGACTTGATGGAACTGACTAAGGCAAGGGAAATGTACCTAGCTCAGAAATCTAAGGAAAATTGGGTTAAAGAAAGAGATGCTAATATATCATTCTTTCACTcaagcatcaaaagaagaaggTCAGTGAATCATGTGTTCCAAGTCAAAGATGCTAGTGGTAAGCTGTCTAATAACCCTGAAGATATTAAAGTGGCTTTTGAACAATTCTACAAAAGCCTGTTGGGGAATTCTGTTGAGGTACAGGCTGTGAATCAAGGAGTTATTAAAACTGGGAGATGCTTAGCTGCAGAACACAGAGATATTTTGGTTGCTCTAGTCACTGATAAGGAGATTAAAGCTACTATGTTCTCAATACCTGGTATTCAGGCATCCGGCCCTGATGCTATAATAGCCAGTTCTTCAAACATAGCTGACAAATTGTGGGGATAG
- the LOC141590548 gene encoding uncharacterized protein LOC141590548 codes for MTQDEEESQVPVLRLSPDDVAGEIQYWSTAVYYYILSMNPPSTVISGFVKGVWQSYRIDRVSFIPNGIFLVRFKTKEKHMEVFNNGHLMFDNKPVIVKEWSSNAELIEHDITPVPIWMKLYGLDIKFCGSVCLQKISGLVGKFIRCDYATAHKAFLGYARVTVEVRIGHVFPSEIVFLDELKNTQRIRVVYD; via the coding sequence ATGACGCAGGATGAGGAGGAATCGCAGGTACCCGTTCTTCGCCTTTCTCCTGATGATGTGGCAGGTGAGATTCAATACTGGTCTACTGCAGTTTACTATTATATTTTAAGTATGAATCCTCCGAGTACTGTCATATCTGGGTTTGTCAAAGGAGTTTGGCAGAGTTATAGGATTGATCGTGTCTCATTTATACCCAATGGGATTTTTTTGGTAAGGTTTAAAACTAAGGAAAAGCATATGGAGGTTTTTAACAATGGACACCTCATGTTTGATAATAAGCCTGTCATTGTGAAAGAATGGAGTTCAAATGCGGAATTGATCGAGCATGACATAACGCCTGTTCCCATTTGGATGAAACTTTATGGCTTAGATATCAAATTTTGTGGGAGTGTATGTCTGCAGAAGATTAGTGGGTTGGTAGGGAAATTCATCAGATGTGATTATGCTACAGCTCATAAGGCTTTTCTGGGATATGCTCGGGTCACTGTTGAAGTCAGGATTGGACATGTCTTCCCCTCTGAGATAGTGTTTCTGGATGAGTTAAAGAACACTCAGAGGATAAGGGTTGTCTATGACTAG